Proteins found in one Pseudoxanthomonas sp. SL93 genomic segment:
- a CDS encoding GNAT family N-acetyltransferase, with product MTSEAPALDIHHDPAALRFSTTVDGHEAELLYSLRGQQMVIDHTGVPQAIGGRGVAAALVRAAFDHARGQGWRVVPACSYSAAYVQRHPEYADLVA from the coding sequence ATGACCTCGGAAGCCCCCGCTTTGGACATCCATCACGACCCCGCCGCGCTGCGCTTTTCCACCACGGTGGACGGGCACGAGGCGGAATTGCTGTATTCGCTCCGCGGCCAGCAGATGGTGATCGACCATACCGGCGTGCCGCAGGCCATCGGCGGGCGGGGCGTGGCCGCCGCCCTGGTCCGCGCTGCGTTTGACCATGCACGGGGACAGGGATGGCGCGTGGTGCCCGCATGTTCGTATTCGGCCGCCTACGTGCAGCGCCACCCCGAGTACGCCGATCTGGTCGCGTAG
- a CDS encoding DUF3298 and DUF4163 domain-containing protein, giving the protein MLCAALLVSAVAGCKREEPASTPAASGAPAATTPTDVPAVAPTALKDVIETTDRYVIGISYPPSANQYPGLAKALGDYSAAARAELMEAVEAFGNDKPTAPYELSLTFEQVVNTPQIVAIAADGSRYTGGAHGQPLIARFVWLPEQQKRLTAAALVPGEAGWKAISDYAREQLHTAVVLRVDEDELPPADRAELIKSSARMIDDGTEPEATNFSEFVPVLDTAGRITALRFVFPPYQVGPYADGTQTVDVPAAVLLPHVAPEYAGLFAR; this is encoded by the coding sequence CTGCTTTGCGCGGCGCTGCTGGTGTCGGCCGTGGCCGGCTGCAAGCGCGAGGAGCCGGCAAGCACTCCTGCGGCCAGTGGCGCTCCCGCCGCCACCACCCCGACGGATGTTCCTGCCGTCGCACCGACCGCGCTGAAGGATGTCATCGAGACCACCGACCGCTACGTCATCGGCATCAGCTATCCGCCATCGGCCAACCAGTACCCCGGCCTGGCGAAGGCGCTCGGCGACTATTCCGCGGCCGCGCGCGCCGAACTGATGGAAGCGGTCGAGGCTTTCGGCAACGACAAGCCGACGGCACCGTACGAGCTTTCGCTGACGTTCGAACAGGTCGTCAACACGCCGCAGATCGTGGCCATCGCCGCGGATGGCAGCCGCTATACCGGCGGGGCACACGGCCAGCCGCTGATCGCGCGTTTCGTCTGGCTGCCCGAGCAGCAGAAGCGGCTGACCGCCGCCGCCCTGGTGCCGGGGGAGGCCGGCTGGAAGGCCATCAGCGACTACGCGCGCGAACAGCTGCACACCGCGGTGGTCCTGCGCGTGGACGAGGACGAACTTCCTCCGGCCGACCGTGCGGAGCTGATCAAGAGTTCCGCGCGCATGATCGACGACGGCACCGAACCGGAAGCCACCAACTTCTCCGAGTTCGTGCCGGTACTGGATACGGCAGGCAGGATCACCGCGCTGCGCTTCGTCTTCCCGCCTTACCAGGTGGGCCCTTATGCCGACGGCACCCAGACCGTCGACGTGCCCGCCGCCGTGTTGTTGCCGCACGTCGCGCCGGAGTACGCGGGATTGTTCGCCCGCTGA
- the cfa gene encoding cyclopropane fatty acyl phospholipid synthase — protein sequence MPHGRFERRIAGLLAEADVRIGGDRPWDIHVHDPRFAARALARGSLGMGESYMDGEWDAAALDGTLSRILEARLDQRVHRAGEIFDALRARLLNLQSPRRSGEVGRRHYDLGNDLYHAMLGRRLVYSCAYWREASNLDDAQEAKLDLVCRKLQLRPGMRVLDIGCGWGEALKFAVERHGVSGVGVTISQQQADYARDLCAGLPIEIRLQDYRELDEPFDAVFSLGMFEHVGVKNYTAYFDVVRRCLPPQGLFLLHTIGTNHSVHRTDPWIARYIFPNSMLPSAAQIAQAVEGRFVVEDWHNFGADYDRTLQAWRDKVEAAWPALGARYGERFRRMWRFYLAGSMATFRTRRSQLWQLVLSPQGVRGGYLAPR from the coding sequence ATGCCACACGGCCGCTTCGAACGCAGGATCGCCGGCCTGCTGGCCGAAGCGGACGTGCGGATCGGCGGCGACCGTCCCTGGGACATCCACGTCCATGATCCACGCTTCGCGGCCCGGGCGCTGGCACGGGGTTCGCTGGGAATGGGCGAAAGCTACATGGACGGCGAGTGGGACGCGGCCGCCCTCGACGGTACGTTGTCCCGCATTCTCGAGGCCCGGCTGGACCAGCGCGTACACCGGGCAGGGGAAATCTTCGACGCCCTGCGCGCGCGCCTGCTGAACCTGCAGTCGCCGCGACGCAGCGGTGAAGTCGGCCGCCGTCACTACGACCTGGGCAACGATCTCTATCACGCCATGCTGGGCCGGCGCCTCGTCTACAGCTGCGCCTACTGGCGAGAAGCCTCCAACCTGGATGACGCACAGGAAGCCAAGCTCGACCTGGTGTGCCGCAAGCTGCAATTGCGTCCCGGCATGCGCGTGCTGGACATCGGCTGTGGCTGGGGCGAAGCGCTGAAGTTCGCGGTGGAACGCCATGGCGTGAGCGGGGTGGGCGTGACCATCTCGCAACAGCAGGCGGACTACGCCCGCGACCTGTGCGCCGGATTGCCCATCGAGATCCGCCTGCAGGATTACCGCGAGCTGGACGAGCCTTTCGATGCCGTGTTCTCGCTGGGCATGTTCGAACATGTCGGCGTCAAGAACTACACCGCCTACTTCGACGTGGTCCGCCGCTGCCTGCCACCGCAGGGCCTGTTCCTGCTGCACACCATCGGCACCAACCACTCCGTGCACCGCACCGATCCGTGGATCGCGCGCTACATCTTTCCCAATTCGATGCTGCCGTCGGCCGCGCAGATCGCGCAGGCCGTGGAGGGCAGGTTCGTGGTCGAGGACTGGCACAACTTCGGTGCGGACTACGACCGCACGCTGCAGGCGTGGCGCGACAAAGTGGAAGCGGCGTGGCCAGCGCTGGGCGCGCGCTATGGCGAGCGCTTCAGACGCATGTGGCGGTTCTACCTGGCGGGATCGATGGCCACGTTCCGTACGCGGCGCTCGCAACTCTGGCAACTGGTGCTGTCGCCGCAGGGGGTTCGGGGCGGCTACCTCGCGCCGCGCTGA
- a CDS encoding glutathione S-transferase family protein translates to MSEPLVIIGNYISPYVRKVLVCLELKGIDYRIDPIAPFVGDEEFSRLSPLRRVPVLRDGDFVLNDSTVICEYLQDRFPQPSLYPADPVMRAKARWLEEYADSYLGDVIIWRMFFQQGVRRFLFNEGSNDEVVRKAREEELPVALDYLESLVPVEGWLFGDLSIADISIASFFRNAAFVRYQIDDARWPKTAAFVSRVLQLAAFQKLAEYENRTIRTPLAQQREVLADMGAPLTETSCGNAAPRYGVMRLG, encoded by the coding sequence ATGAGCGAACCCCTGGTCATCATCGGCAACTACATCTCGCCCTACGTACGCAAGGTGCTGGTGTGCCTGGAGCTGAAAGGCATCGACTACCGCATCGACCCGATCGCGCCGTTCGTGGGCGACGAGGAATTCAGCCGGCTCAGCCCGCTGCGCCGCGTGCCGGTGCTGAGGGACGGCGACTTCGTGCTGAACGACTCCACGGTGATCTGCGAGTACCTGCAGGACCGCTTTCCGCAGCCGTCGCTGTATCCCGCCGATCCGGTGATGCGCGCGAAGGCGCGCTGGCTGGAGGAGTACGCCGACTCGTACTTGGGCGACGTGATCATCTGGCGCATGTTCTTCCAGCAGGGCGTGCGCAGGTTCCTGTTCAACGAGGGCAGCAACGACGAGGTGGTGCGCAAGGCGCGCGAGGAGGAACTTCCGGTGGCGCTGGACTACCTCGAGTCGCTGGTGCCCGTCGAAGGCTGGCTCTTCGGCGATCTGTCCATCGCCGACATCAGCATCGCCAGCTTCTTCCGCAACGCGGCGTTCGTGCGCTATCAGATCGACGACGCGCGTTGGCCGAAGACAGCGGCATTCGTCTCGCGCGTGCTGCAGTTGGCAGCTTTCCAGAAGCTGGCCGAGTACGAGAACCGCACGATCCGCACGCCGTTGGCGCAGCAGCGCGAGGTCCTGGCGGACATGGGTGCCCCGCTGACCGAAACCAGCTGTGGCAACGCCGCACCGCGCTATGGCGTGATGCGGCTGGGGTGA
- the pilH gene encoding twitching motility response regulator PilH yields the protein MAKILIVDDSPSQLLGIQRIVEKLGHESITAEDGAAGVEVAKRELPDMVLMDVVMPNLNGFQATRTLSREATTKHIPVILVTTKDQDTDRMWGLRQGAKAYLTKPFSEDELAEVIERIFNARELPSAPSA from the coding sequence ATGGCAAAGATTCTGATCGTCGACGATTCACCGTCGCAGCTGCTGGGCATCCAGCGTATCGTCGAAAAACTCGGGCACGAGTCCATCACCGCGGAAGATGGCGCTGCCGGCGTGGAAGTCGCCAAGCGCGAGCTGCCCGACATGGTGCTGATGGATGTGGTGATGCCCAACCTCAACGGGTTCCAGGCCACCCGGACGCTGAGCCGCGAGGCCACCACCAAGCACATCCCGGTCATCCTGGTCACCACCAAGGACCAGGACACCGACCGCATGTGGGGCCTGCGCCAGGGCGCAAAGGCCTACCTGACCAAGCCGTTCTCGGAAGACGAACTGGCCGAAGTCATCGAGCGCATCTTCAACGCACGCGAGCTGCCGTCCGCGCCATCGGCGTGA
- a CDS encoding histone H1-like repetitive region-containing protein produces MAQAKTSRTGTKATAKKAAGKKAAARTSSAKRVAKKAPARKTTAKKAAPAARKPASKSAARKSPGSKSATKKTVAKKATATKQVAKKAVAKKRVVEKVAAKKTVARNAPARKIASEKVATKAVPKPVRKTAAPTPRARKTAGGGTAEKALKQGAAAPAPRANAPAKPPRKRKAPSPITPEQALEQARMLLEQKQEHDRQPAPWQQLDHEGQPTSQASGFVSAEAAVRANELHAAESRLKAIQGSSGTQDRRNQGKRDHRGE; encoded by the coding sequence ATGGCACAGGCCAAGACAAGCAGGACCGGCACGAAGGCAACGGCGAAGAAGGCTGCAGGCAAGAAGGCGGCGGCACGTACTTCGTCCGCCAAGCGTGTGGCGAAGAAGGCACCGGCGCGCAAGACAACCGCGAAGAAGGCAGCGCCTGCCGCACGCAAACCCGCCAGCAAGTCCGCCGCGCGGAAATCCCCTGGCAGCAAGTCCGCAACGAAGAAGACCGTGGCGAAGAAGGCCACCGCGACGAAGCAGGTAGCCAAGAAGGCGGTCGCCAAGAAGCGTGTCGTCGAAAAGGTGGCGGCCAAAAAGACGGTAGCCAGGAACGCTCCCGCAAGGAAGATCGCTTCAGAGAAAGTTGCCACGAAGGCCGTGCCCAAGCCTGTCCGTAAAACGGCCGCCCCGACTCCGCGGGCCAGGAAAACAGCCGGCGGGGGTACCGCCGAAAAGGCGTTGAAACAGGGCGCCGCTGCTCCCGCCCCGCGTGCGAACGCGCCGGCGAAGCCGCCACGCAAGCGCAAGGCACCGAGCCCCATCACGCCGGAACAGGCGCTGGAACAGGCACGCATGCTGCTTGAGCAGAAGCAGGAACACGATCGCCAGCCAGCGCCGTGGCAGCAGCTCGACCACGAGGGTCAGCCCACGTCGCAGGCCTCGGGCTTCGTGTCGGCGGAGGCGGCGGTGCGCGCCAATGAGCTGCATGCGGCCGAAAGCCGCCTGAAGGCGATCCAGGGCAGTTCCGGCACGCAGGATCGTCGCAACCAGGGCAAGCGCGACCACCGCGGCGAGTAG
- a CDS encoding M14 family metallopeptidase, translating to MLRPLCALLIAFAPLAHAQAPLTTVSERSGFIETGRYDEVPALCEAFARQYPKAVRCTTFGTTPEGRPMKALVVSTSGALTPDLAQRRGLPVVLVQGGIHAGEIDGKDAGFLALREVLEGKAAAGALDKLVWVFVPVFNVDGHERFAAWNRPNQRGPKEMGWRTTAQNFNLNRDYVKADAPEMRAMLQLVQRWDPLVTVDLHATNGAQFEHDISIQVEPVHGGDAGLRNAGLALRTSVIDALARQGSLPLPYYPSFVVSDDPTSGFEDGVPPPRFSHGYFLLRNRIAMLVETHSWKEYPVRVGITRNTVVSVLEQVAAQGKDWLAAARQADVSAARIAGQPEPLTYAAAPTARTVDFRGYAYTRTKSEVSGALMTRYDETTPQVWKVPLKDDIRPALVVNAPRGGYLVPAAHAAWVAERLKLHGIDYRILGKPWQGQADAFRAGKSSFATTSVESHQRLTVEGEWKKETRSAPVGSLFVPIAQARSRLVMALLEPLAPDSLLAWGEFNNAFERKEYMEDYVAEAVARDMLRDPAVKAAFEQRLKEDKAFAGDPGARLEFFHRRHPSWDERYQLYPVLRLDTAP from the coding sequence ATGCTGCGACCGCTGTGCGCCCTGCTGATTGCCTTCGCCCCGCTGGCCCATGCCCAGGCGCCGCTGACCACGGTGTCCGAACGCTCCGGCTTCATCGAGACCGGCCGTTACGACGAAGTGCCTGCGCTGTGCGAGGCGTTCGCGCGGCAGTATCCCAAGGCCGTGCGCTGCACCACCTTCGGCACCACGCCGGAAGGCCGCCCGATGAAGGCGCTGGTGGTGTCCACCAGCGGTGCGCTGACGCCGGACCTGGCGCAGCGCCGCGGCCTGCCGGTGGTGCTGGTGCAGGGTGGCATCCATGCCGGCGAGATCGATGGCAAGGACGCGGGTTTCCTGGCGCTGCGCGAGGTGCTGGAAGGCAAGGCCGCGGCCGGTGCGCTGGACAAGCTGGTATGGGTGTTCGTGCCGGTGTTCAACGTGGACGGCCACGAGCGCTTCGCCGCCTGGAACCGACCCAACCAGCGCGGCCCGAAGGAAATGGGCTGGCGCACCACCGCACAGAATTTCAACCTCAACCGCGACTACGTGAAGGCCGACGCACCCGAGATGCGGGCGATGCTGCAGCTCGTCCAACGCTGGGACCCGCTGGTCACGGTGGACCTGCACGCCACCAACGGCGCGCAGTTCGAGCACGACATCTCCATCCAGGTCGAACCTGTCCACGGCGGTGATGCCGGCCTGCGCAATGCCGGGCTGGCGCTGCGCACGTCGGTGATCGATGCCCTGGCACGGCAGGGATCACTGCCCCTGCCCTACTACCCGTCGTTCGTCGTCAGTGACGACCCGACTTCCGGCTTCGAGGATGGCGTGCCGCCGCCGCGCTTCTCGCATGGCTATTTCCTGCTGCGCAACCGCATCGCGATGCTGGTGGAAACGCACTCGTGGAAGGAGTACCCGGTGCGGGTCGGGATCACCCGCAACACCGTGGTATCGGTGCTGGAACAGGTCGCGGCGCAGGGCAAGGACTGGTTGGCCGCCGCGCGGCAGGCGGACGTGTCGGCGGCACGGATTGCCGGCCAACCCGAACCGTTGACGTACGCGGCCGCGCCCACGGCACGCACCGTGGACTTCCGCGGCTACGCCTACACACGCACGAAATCCGAGGTGTCCGGCGCACTGATGACGCGCTATGACGAGACCACGCCGCAGGTCTGGAAGGTGCCGTTGAAAGACGACATCCGGCCTGCGCTGGTGGTCAACGCGCCCCGCGGCGGCTACCTGGTACCCGCCGCCCATGCGGCGTGGGTAGCCGAACGGCTCAAGCTGCATGGCATCGACTACCGCATCCTCGGCAAGCCATGGCAGGGCCAGGCGGATGCCTTCCGTGCCGGAAAGAGCAGTTTCGCGACGACGTCCGTTGAAAGCCACCAGCGCCTGACCGTGGAAGGCGAATGGAAGAAGGAAACGCGCAGCGCGCCGGTGGGCTCGCTGTTCGTCCCCATCGCGCAGGCCCGGTCGCGGCTGGTGATGGCGCTGCTGGAGCCGCTGGCGCCGGATTCACTGCTTGCCTGGGGCGAATTCAACAATGCCTTCGAGCGCAAGGAGTACATGGAGGACTACGTGGCCGAAGCCGTCGCCCGCGACATGCTGCGTGATCCGGCGGTCAAGGCCGCATTCGAGCAACGGTTGAAGGAAGACAAGGCGTTCGCCGGCGACCCGGGCGCCCGGCTGGAGTTCTTCCATCGCCGGCATCCGTCATGGGACGAGCGCTACCAGCTTTACCCGGTGTTGCGTCTCGACACCGCGCCTTGA
- a CDS encoding ZIP family metal transporter gives MNRVLQPLAYTQTTAAWPYLAVVTAVVMASAWVVMQSPVEGLSPGMGTALRGGALCALATAVGALPVLVVRSIPQRLSDGLLGFGGGVMLAATAFSLVLPGLEAAGRAGYSAWGAAGLVSAGVMLGAAGLLVLDRSLVDDPLDAQRQLVPTRVVLFVLAILLHNVPEGMAVGVAAGGGLRGAEGLAMGIALQDVPEGLVVALILAGAGMSRAKAVCIAALSGVVEPLAAILSAWAVGISSLLLPWGLAFAAGAMLIAVAHSVIPESNRHGHGATASLGLAIGFCLMMALDTALG, from the coding sequence ATGAACCGTGTCCTGCAACCGCTGGCCTATACGCAGACCACTGCCGCCTGGCCGTACCTGGCGGTGGTGACGGCGGTCGTCATGGCCAGTGCCTGGGTGGTGATGCAATCCCCTGTCGAAGGGCTTTCGCCCGGCATGGGAACGGCGTTGCGTGGCGGCGCGCTGTGCGCGCTGGCGACCGCGGTGGGTGCCTTGCCCGTCCTGGTGGTGCGTTCGATTCCGCAACGGCTCTCCGATGGCCTGCTCGGTTTCGGTGGCGGCGTGATGCTGGCGGCCACCGCGTTCTCGCTGGTGCTGCCCGGCCTGGAGGCGGCCGGGCGCGCCGGTTACTCCGCGTGGGGCGCGGCGGGGCTGGTCAGTGCGGGCGTGATGCTGGGAGCGGCGGGCTTGCTGGTCCTGGACCGCTCGCTGGTCGACGATCCGCTGGACGCGCAGCGCCAATTGGTACCTACGCGCGTCGTGCTGTTCGTGCTGGCCATCCTGCTCCACAACGTGCCCGAAGGGATGGCCGTCGGCGTGGCCGCCGGGGGCGGGCTGCGCGGCGCCGAAGGCCTGGCGATGGGCATCGCGCTGCAGGATGTTCCGGAAGGCCTGGTGGTGGCGTTGATCCTGGCCGGTGCGGGCATGTCCCGCGCGAAAGCAGTCTGCATCGCCGCCCTGTCCGGGGTCGTGGAGCCGCTGGCGGCGATCCTCAGTGCGTGGGCCGTGGGGATTTCGTCGTTGCTGTTGCCGTGGGGGCTGGCGTTCGCCGCCGGCGCCATGTTGATCGCAGTGGCGCACAGCGTGATCCCCGAATCCAACCGCCATGGCCACGGTGCCACGGCCTCGCTGGGGCTGGCGATCGGCTTCTGCCTGATGATGGCGCTCGACACCGCCCTGGGTTGA
- a CDS encoding rhomboid family intramembrane serine protease yields MSSPFTYLLIAVTCVVTFVAFRKPSLAGRLILWPPAIDRHRQYDRLVTYGFIHADFWHLLFNMVTLFFFGQQIEAWMAEQKGPWVFPLFYFSALVVSILPTYLKHQKDPNYRSLGASGAVSAVLFAFIMLAPWARIGVFFVPMPAIVFAVLYIAYSIWMDHRGGDNINHGAHLAGAAYGVLFLVAMDTRVINHFLTQLANPSFG; encoded by the coding sequence ATGTCGTCACCGTTCACCTACCTGCTGATCGCCGTCACCTGCGTGGTGACGTTCGTGGCGTTCCGCAAACCGTCGCTGGCCGGCCGCCTGATCCTGTGGCCGCCGGCGATCGACCGCCACCGCCAGTACGACCGGCTGGTGACCTACGGCTTCATCCATGCCGACTTCTGGCACCTGCTGTTCAACATGGTCACGCTGTTCTTCTTCGGCCAGCAGATCGAAGCCTGGATGGCCGAGCAGAAAGGCCCGTGGGTATTCCCGCTGTTCTATTTCTCGGCGCTGGTGGTGTCGATCCTGCCGACCTACCTGAAGCACCAGAAGGACCCCAACTACCGCAGCCTGGGGGCGTCCGGTGCGGTATCCGCCGTGCTGTTCGCCTTCATCATGCTGGCGCCGTGGGCGCGGATCGGCGTGTTCTTCGTACCGATGCCGGCCATCGTGTTCGCGGTGCTCTACATCGCCTACAGCATCTGGATGGACCATCGTGGTGGCGACAACATCAACCACGGTGCGCATCTGGCGGGTGCGGCATACGGGGTGTTGTTCCTGGTGGCGATGGACACGCGCGTGATCAATCACTTCCTGACCCAGTTGGCGAATCCGTCCTTCGGTTAA
- a CDS encoding YdeI/OmpD-associated family protein, giving the protein MPKTDPRVDDYIARAAPFAQPILARLRAWVHEACPSVEETLKWGMPSFQYGGGILCQMAAFKQHASFGFWKHAEVMGTQARDGMGSLGRLALLKDLPPKRALIAQVRTAMALNEAGAKTPRTGKVGTPRPRAELPDDLGAALKRTPAALAAYQAFSPSQQREYAEWITDAKRAETRARRIEQAVAWMAEGKPRHWKYQKR; this is encoded by the coding sequence ATGCCCAAGACCGATCCCCGCGTCGATGACTACATTGCCCGCGCCGCACCGTTCGCGCAGCCCATCCTCGCGCGCCTGCGTGCGTGGGTGCACGAGGCCTGCCCGTCGGTGGAGGAGACACTGAAATGGGGCATGCCGTCGTTCCAGTATGGGGGCGGCATCCTGTGCCAGATGGCGGCGTTCAAGCAGCATGCGTCGTTCGGTTTCTGGAAGCATGCCGAGGTGATGGGCACGCAGGCGCGTGACGGGATGGGCAGCCTGGGCAGGCTGGCCCTGTTGAAGGACCTGCCGCCCAAGCGCGCATTGATCGCACAGGTGCGCACGGCGATGGCCTTGAATGAAGCAGGGGCGAAAACACCACGCACCGGCAAGGTCGGAACACCTCGCCCGCGGGCGGAGCTGCCCGACGATCTCGGGGCGGCATTGAAGCGCACGCCCGCGGCCTTGGCGGCATATCAGGCATTCAGCCCCAGCCAGCAGCGCGAGTACGCGGAATGGATCACCGACGCCAAGCGTGCCGAGACGCGCGCCAGGAGAATCGAGCAGGCCGTGGCATGGATGGCGGAAGGCAAGCCGCGGCACTGGAAGTACCAGAAGCGTTGA
- a CDS encoding MFS transporter, translating to MSTTADAASQGRMPRQIPYIIGNEACERFSFYGMRNILVPFLISSVLLAYLPDQASREGAAKDLFHSFVIGVYFFPLLGGWLSDRYFGKYNTVLWFSLIYCAGHACLALFESNATGFYTGLFLIALGSGGIKPLVVTFCGDQFDQTNKSKAKVVFDAFYWIINFGSFFASLLMPLVLRSWGPAWAFGIPGILMFIATVIFWAGRKQYVNVPPSRGTDPDSFLNIVRSALLGKGVGAGTVVAAVGIVGAAVMLVLWALKFAGVALWPEAWGFVITACLALGAVIAGIGFGTSLQLERARGAHPDAAIEGVRSVLRILIVFALVTPFWSLFDQKASTWVIQGKAMVIPHDLWWWPSWLVKDATQMQALNPLMVMLLIPFNNLVLYPALRRMGFNVTALRRMGWGIAISALSWIVAGMLQLQMDDGEQVSLAWQTLPYLLLTFGEVLVSATALEFAYSQAPMAMKGVIMAFWYLTSTFGGLWVLLTNASVRDPAVIGWIQSQGWTENAFLMFFFAGFAFVAALAFALYARIYPMQDNYRVA from the coding sequence ATGAGCACGACAGCAGACGCCGCAAGCCAGGGCCGCATGCCCCGCCAGATCCCCTACATCATCGGCAACGAGGCGTGCGAACGGTTCAGTTTCTACGGGATGCGCAACATCCTGGTGCCGTTCCTGATCAGCTCGGTGCTGCTGGCCTACCTGCCGGACCAGGCATCGAGGGAGGGCGCTGCCAAGGACCTGTTCCACAGCTTCGTCATCGGTGTCTACTTCTTCCCGCTGCTCGGCGGCTGGCTGTCGGACCGCTACTTCGGCAAGTACAACACCGTCCTGTGGTTCTCGCTGATCTACTGCGCCGGCCATGCGTGCCTGGCATTGTTCGAAAGCAACGCCACCGGTTTCTATACCGGCCTGTTCCTCATCGCACTCGGCTCGGGCGGCATCAAGCCACTGGTGGTGACGTTCTGCGGTGACCAGTTCGACCAGACCAACAAGAGCAAGGCCAAGGTCGTCTTCGACGCGTTCTACTGGATCATCAACTTCGGTTCGTTCTTCGCCTCGCTGCTGATGCCGCTGGTACTGCGCAGCTGGGGCCCGGCGTGGGCGTTCGGCATCCCCGGCATCCTGATGTTCATCGCCACGGTGATCTTCTGGGCCGGGCGCAAGCAGTACGTCAACGTGCCGCCGTCGCGCGGGACCGACCCGGATTCGTTCCTCAACATCGTGCGCAGCGCATTGCTGGGCAAGGGCGTGGGCGCCGGCACGGTGGTTGCGGCCGTCGGCATTGTCGGCGCTGCAGTGATGCTGGTGCTGTGGGCGCTGAAGTTCGCCGGGGTCGCCTTGTGGCCGGAAGCCTGGGGCTTCGTCATCACCGCCTGCCTGGCATTGGGCGCGGTGATCGCGGGCATCGGTTTCGGCACGTCGCTGCAGCTGGAGCGCGCACGTGGCGCGCACCCGGATGCCGCCATCGAAGGCGTGCGTTCGGTGCTGCGCATCCTGATCGTCTTCGCGCTGGTCACGCCGTTCTGGTCGCTGTTCGACCAGAAAGCATCCACCTGGGTCATCCAGGGCAAGGCGATGGTGATCCCGCACGACCTGTGGTGGTGGCCCAGCTGGCTGGTGAAGGACGCCACCCAGATGCAGGCGCTGAATCCGCTGATGGTCATGCTGCTGATCCCGTTCAACAACCTGGTGCTGTACCCGGCGCTGCGCCGCATGGGCTTCAACGTCACGGCGTTGCGCCGGATGGGCTGGGGCATCGCGATCTCGGCCCTGTCGTGGATCGTCGCCGGCATGCTTCAGTTGCAGATGGACGACGGTGAGCAGGTGTCGCTGGCGTGGCAGACGCTGCCGTACCTGCTGCTGACCTTCGGCGAGGTGCTGGTATCCGCGACGGCGCTGGAGTTCGCCTACAGCCAGGCGCCGATGGCGATGAAGGGCGTGATCATGGCGTTCTGGTACCTGACCAGCACGTTCGGCGGGCTGTGGGTGCTGCTGACCAATGCCAGCGTGCGCGACCCGGCGGTGATCGGCTGGATCCAGTCGCAGGGCTGGACGGAGAACGCCTTCCTGATGTTCTTCTTCGCCGGGTTCGCGTTCGTGGCGGCGCTGGCCTTCGCCCTGTATGCACGCATCTATCCGATGCAGGACAACTACCGCGTAGCCTGA